A single window of Thalassomonas viridans DNA harbors:
- a CDS encoding hybrid sensor histidine kinase/response regulator — protein MSQNNLAVNDVQHTILLVDDDPHILNLLDLILSQHYRVICANNGQEALNLVINHSQGQDIHLVLTDQRMPEMSGTELLEQVRGQLPKAKRILMTAYQDISVVMAAINELDVYQVILKPFEQNELLLKVRRALECFVAERQQEKLIDDLYAANQALALSQSNLHQMLQRQSNTEMLASLGSLVADMSYEIDTPIGLSITTASSLEDKTQELMLRAKEMNLSKDFMSQYQALAYESCRLISRNLEKAVDMLHAFKEFSIDLTANERRHFNLKQYIDDILLTLMPRLKHSKHSIAINCPDNIVLVSYPGAITKIITSLVSYALNNSYTGNMVGNMVLDINREDHKVILIFRDNGKFVEQETLDAFFLPLYGSENIPSHKWLGLNAVNRIINETLNGSLDCESSLEHGTKFTITLPIENGH, from the coding sequence ATGTCACAAAACAATCTCGCGGTAAATGACGTGCAACATACTATTTTATTAGTCGATGACGATCCGCATATCCTTAACCTGCTGGATTTGATCCTCAGCCAGCATTACCGGGTGATATGCGCCAATAACGGACAGGAAGCGTTGAATCTGGTTATCAACCATAGCCAGGGGCAGGACATACACCTGGTGCTAACGGACCAGCGTATGCCGGAAATGTCGGGCACGGAATTGCTGGAGCAGGTCCGGGGGCAGCTGCCTAAGGCAAAACGCATCTTGATGACGGCATACCAGGATATTTCCGTGGTGATGGCAGCCATCAATGAACTGGATGTTTATCAGGTCATCTTGAAGCCTTTTGAACAAAATGAATTATTGCTTAAAGTACGGCGCGCGCTGGAGTGTTTTGTTGCCGAACGCCAGCAGGAGAAGCTGATAGATGATCTTTATGCGGCAAACCAGGCGCTGGCCCTTAGCCAGAGCAACCTTCATCAGATGCTGCAGCGCCAGAGCAATACCGAGATGCTGGCGTCTTTAGGCTCCCTGGTGGCGGACATGTCTTATGAAATTGATACTCCCATAGGGCTGAGTATCACCACGGCATCCAGCCTGGAAGATAAAACACAGGAGTTGATGTTGCGGGCAAAAGAGATGAATTTGTCAAAAGATTTTATGAGCCAATACCAGGCGCTTGCCTATGAGTCCTGCCGGCTTATATCCCGCAACCTTGAAAAGGCAGTGGATATGCTGCATGCCTTTAAAGAATTTTCCATCGATTTAACCGCCAACGAGCGCCGCCATTTTAACCTGAAGCAATATATAGACGATATTCTGCTGACCCTAATGCCGAGGCTGAAGCACAGTAAACACAGCATAGCGATCAATTGCCCGGACAATATCGTGCTGGTGAGCTATCCGGGGGCCATCACCAAAATCATCACCAGCCTGGTCAGTTATGCCCTGAACAACAGCTATACCGGCAACATGGTAGGCAATATGGTGCTGGATATTAACCGTGAAGACCATAAGGTGATCCTGATTTTCCGGGACAACGGCAAATTTGTCGAGCAGGAAACCTTAGATGCCTTTTTCCTGCCCCTGTACGGCTCCGAAAATATTCCCAGCCATAAATGGCTGGGATTAAATGCCGTCAACAGGATCATTAATGAAACCCTTAACGGCAGCCTGGACTGTGAAAGCTCGTTAGAGCACGGCACTAAATTTACCATTACCTTACCCATTGAAAATGGTCACTAG